ttattgttttcaggttgtttttaatttttcaaaacaataaaaatgtgtttacATTCATGTTTGAGTGTCCCAATCTTGCACAACAACCACTTTttgtctttctcttccttctctcttttcttctcttccttttcaaAGCTCAACTATCGACCACGCTTGCCATCGCCATCATCGTTGCGAGCCGTCGTCGATCGCCCCCCATCATTCAATTCCCCCATGCCTTCTGTCATTGACGTCCTTCGCTCCGTTTGCATCACGACCAGCAACCTTtataaatcactaattttgtgtCTCGTCGGAAATTTAAGTTTAGATCCGTAGAGATTTGACTGTTAAATCTTCCTGATTTTTAGGTATATTGATCAATAGAGATAATGGTGTCGGGTGGTTACCTCTGATCGTCGGAAACCATCGCTACGATGGTTTGTGGTGACTGACAGtgcgttttttaattttggttaaaaattaaaaattcgatctataaaaatttgatcattaaacctaatttatttttgtgcatATTAAACCCCATTGAATTGgacatttttaatataaactCTTGTTGTAGGGATCTACAAGGTATGGTTAAAATGAAAAGAACACCACCTCagttttatatgttaaaataataCTCTTTCAATGTACTTTTTCTACGATAATTACATTCCTAATATCTTTATTGGACGCAAGTCCTTTATATCAAACTCACCAATTAGCTAAGTCTACAAATTGTTAGTCTTTGACAACAATTAACATATCATTAACGTATAACAACAAATATACCAACATTTCCAACATCAAGCTAATATTTGAACCTTGAAActatatttatgaaaatgaaGTTACCCACGTGATCCCCATCgtattctatttaatttttaattaaattttaatgattaataaaataatattttatatataattatttttaattaatttataaaatattttgacataatatatgtattatcaaaaatagttttttcattaaatttattttttaaataagtaaaaatttatacaagtatatatttttttgaaatttagaccaaaaattaatttttcattgtgGTTATAGTACTCAATAGTGCGCCATAGTATTCTAAAAACAATAATTCAACTGTTATGAACAGTAAATTTGACAATAATAATTCAACTGTTGTGAACAGTAAATTTGATCGTTTTGAAcagtatttttcaaaatttctatcaatacccctaaactcatttttgagaaattgaagTGCTTCCAATGCATATTCAAAACACCTGAAATCTctcaaatattctcaaataaaatatccAAATAATCTAAAACTCTCAAAGTATTATTGTACGTTAATCGAAGAGttacaaggcaagaggagaatttttttttgagtctATTCCGAATTTCTCCATCAAATATGAGGTcaccaatttatttatttatttaaatattattcttttgtataatttgttcttaattgcttatttatttgtgtttaaGTATGGACAAttacttgtaattatttaaattattattgtgaaTTGTATAGATTTCCTAAAACTGTTAAAATTTAGATGAATCTAGTTTCTAAGATAAGTTAAGATGGAAATCTTAGTGTAGTGGTTGcttagaacccattgtaatttAAGTGTGTGTAGAAACACCTAATCACTTAAAATTATCTATtgtctcatttaatttatttttgttatatcttattgcttgtatttattattaatctcaaacatcatttattatatttatcaaatatacattaattttttaataaaattattaattagaaatatttattaaaattataaaaatttcaatcactcaattcactctCTCTTTTAAGTGGCCATATATACCTAAATTAAGGACCAACACCCCCAATAACTTAGGTTGCCAATAATGCAATGTAATTTCCCTTTATCTAATCCATGCGAAGCTTTCTTCACTAACTTTGTCAAGAACCCacttctttattatttgatgtaatttctttcaaataactCTTCACGTCATAATCCAAAGACTCTTCCATTTCATCATCATTTAAACTAAaagataacaacaacaacattttTCCCTCCCATTGCAGTGACATGTCCATTGAATTAACCCTTCTGACATCCCCAATCTCTTACACTACCCACATTACCATATTGATTTAGAATACTAAATAAGACAAAGAAAACCATTAGTTTTGTAATAGCATTGAAAATTATAGTTGAAACTCAATGATATATTCATTTATACTTACCATGCGTAAAATCTATCTATCGATTTCACATTTTCAACTACTTCTTCAAGAACCTTATGTTGAAATTATTTGTATAACACCCCGCCCAGCTACCACCACCTTGTTATTAGATTTCCTTACAACATGAGGAGTTCCACCCTTTTTAGGTTCTCCATTTAGCTTTCTTTAGTTTTGTACTTCCCTTTTCCTCTACATAACCTTAAAACCCATTTTTTACTTCCAACCTTGGAGCCCATTTTGataaactcttattttctttcttattaaaTGCCACCTTGAGTTTTTATTCTAAAATCCAAAGAAAAATTCCATAATAACGTCAGTATAAGATAATCTTAGAAAATAGAAGCAAATTGAACAAAAGCATAAATGTCCTTCCCCccttaaaattttctttgtgagaTGAAAACGTCTTTTACCAAAgcaaaattctagaaaaattccCAAATGGTTCCCATACTTACATTCAAATGAATATGATCGGCGAAGAGTGCAAACACATACTCATGATATCTTCCTTGGCATTTTTTGTAACTACATGATCCAAGTCCCTTTTGGCCCTCTGTAGCTTTGTCATGTCTAACCTCAAATAGGACTAAAACTTTGGCTTCTATCTATGAGCTTCTTTTACCCCTTGAGCAAAAGAACTTGAACAAAAGATAGGGGGAGAGATAGGAGAGAAGCTACAGTAAAATGGTCATTTAACCTAATTTTCTATTGTCATAGGAGGTTATGACCATTTTGAAGACTTGGGagtaatttctaaaattaaggaaaatcaAAGGGTTGGTTATTGTAATTTTCTCtacattataaattataaaatttctggatttgtattttatttatattaatgcaataatagtttatgattataattttcGCACCTCAatctaattatatatttcacaaaattttattttatttcatgtaaTTTGGCTTATACTCTCCATTGCTCGATCATGCATGGATGACTATATACTCCAACAGAACAAGCAGTGAACAAACTAGCTACATGAAATttcgatttttttctttttatttttcgtTGTATTTATTCATATGCCGCTAAGCAATCGGACGACCAAAAATAATATACTCGGAAGATGGATGATGGGGAGACCCATTTGAAAGCAACGAATAACAATTGAAAAAAGCTTAATGTCAGCTGCTATATGGCAAttgtagaatatatatatgaattacaACTGCATCTCAACGTCGTCATGGTCATGATCAGAAAGAAGATTCCTACTCCGGCCAGAGTTTCCCTTGCCGGCAACAACGGTGATGTGTAGCTTCATGCCAAGCTCACATTGGATACCGATGCCAGAATAGTAGTAATGGTCACCAGGCTGCGTGAAGTTGAGGATAAGGGGTCCTCTGGTGTACATGGCGATCACTTTGTCATTTTTGCATCCATCAAACGATTCTTTTTCAACCTCTACCACGTTGTAAACGGCACTCCTAAATGGGAAAACTgcccatccatccatccatctctctcaaattaattaataatggatAGAGAAGATCGATATATGTACAAGTAATATTGCTAAatggagaaaatgaaaatgaattaatgaGGAGATCAAGAAATcatcatattaattaatattcttaCGTACGGAGACTGTCTTCGACGCCAAAAACCCTAGGCTTGGCCCAGTCTTGGAAGAAGGTTTGGTTGGGGGGAAGGCTCCAGCCATGGCTTCCTCCAACGTTGTGGTATATGGAACTCGCAGATGGGAGCCACCACAATGCTGTTGTCGCCAATAATACCAAGAAAGCAAGCCCACTTGCGTTAGGGCTGGGGTTcctcatttttatatttttttgatcaaTAGGGCGATGGATCCTCAGCTCCTGCTGGTTAATTTGGTTGGCTCACCGGTAGTCAGGGATGTATGATCATCAAGGATCTTCTTGTTCACTTAtatggtctctctctctctctctctctctctctcttatatatatatatatatatgtgaacaAGATACCAGAATTGGTTGATCATGACCTATACATATGTCTCTCTGTAATAGAGAGAGATGGAGGGATGTTAGTTTTGTGAATGATCTTTTAAGTGTCATCCAAAGGATTTGAACAAGTCAAATACAACATTATTCATGCAATGTCGTGCATTAATATAAAAGGATAGACACTTGGGTTTCTATTTTTGGGGAGTAAAAGAAAGTTTCTATCCTCTTAGTCCAACAATTATTACACTGCATCAAgtttagcaaaaaaataaataaggaaaaatattaCGTTAGTTTCTTTTTGTGCAGAATTTAGGgaaagatttttagttttttcttcCCTATTTGGAGATTCCATGAAATCCCATAATACAAtgttactactactactactactattgAACCAAGACaatacaagaaaacaaaaaccgaCACGAGAGAATGAGGGAAGGGGGTGTTGACAATTGATCTTCCGCACAGAGTTGTAAGCACTCTAGGATACCAGGAGGGTTACCGATCTAGAGTAGTGACACGAGAACTCCGGACAACTAGTTCATGGACAACGTCATTTGTGGATCTTGGAACATATATAGCACTCATTTGAATAAAACCattaaattataactcattTATAACAAATACAAATTTACTAAAGCCAAGAATAAGTTGgatggaaaaataaataattaaattacaacTCATATATAACAAATACAAATTTACTTAAGCCCACAATAACTTGgatagaaaaataagaaaacctTGCTCATAAAAGGAACTAAACATAGAACCTCTACGTTTCCAAGGCCTTTACCTTGCTACTTGGCCAAGGCTTCATTGGTAAGAGAGTTCTTATGAAATCATGAAGTTAGACATATTTGATATCTTGCGTAACACTCAGTGTTACATTTTGTATTTGATATGGAAATAAATGTGGTGCATCATGTACGTACCattcccaccatatcatctCTAACATtacaatctaatttttaaagttCTCCTCGACAATGAGAAGACATCCAGGCTTCCCATGATTAGTCTAAGTTGTGTAATTAGtgtcaaaattatttctcaGCATGCGTTCCTCCGTGATGTTTCATTTCTAGAAACAATTATTATATCAGGTATTGTTTCTCAatcacaacaataaatttataatgtgggAGAGTGTGATACAAGGACTCAAATGGATTAGGTAGTGAGCCCAATTGAGTTGGGAGTCTCTGAATAGTTTGTGAATTGTGACTCTTAGGATGACACGTGAGTGGTGACTCTTAGGATGGCATATGGGTCTAGAAGTGACGAGAGAGTCCCAGAGTGACAAGTGACTTGAGAGATGACGAGAGTCTCCTTTGGTCGTGTGAGTCTCGTTTGGTTGCGAGAAAACTCTTTGGAAACAAGAGTCCCAAAGTGACAAGAGAGTTGTCTAATGATTGAGAGAGTGCCTAATGACCGAGACATCCCAAAAGTGACATAGGAGTATCAAGTGATCGAGAGACCTGCAGAGAAAgaagcaagttagcagtgcaAGTGAGGCTACCCGTGTACTCTTTGATGTTTAAGTCAGTCTCAACCCAGAGAGAAATTAGAATTTTAGTGACGCAGTGAACATACCTTTGCTAGGAGAAGtatcttatttataaagagagAAGAGACTAACAGGTGACAGGAGACTCGTACCTCTTAGTGAGCATCTCGAGAGTGGTTTTGATTGAGTCTCACAAGGTTCACACAGCCTAATTAGCATGTGCCTTGAATTACAATAAAGGGAGGGggggtgtaacaccccaccttccCAGGACGTTAGGTAATGTAAGATTTTGggagatatatttttttttaatggaaactcaacacaaaaattGTTCCTCGAAGAttccgttacaccttctcaacATATCAACTTAGAATCAGTAATAAACTAAGAGAGGtaaatcacttcaaatgcagAAGATAGATCGAAATCTTAATAGAACATAACCAaactcactttatttataacataaagcCTAAACCAGCATTttacatgacatcatcaaataatcaacataattgaaaacgacatataataaactatccactaatcgctGTCACTCCTCGGTAATCCCTTTTCCCTTCGCACCTCTGCCTTCacttgaaacgtttgaatatttcagggataaagtccatattagatgatgaatcatctaagtgagacttcaaaaacacattttcatgaatgaatgcaagacatgaaataaatcaatacCACCTGgcaagccctagcccaagagaatcccatacagcgcttaaccctatcatgagaaaagagcaatctctctaaaggccaCGCCGCCATACCGACACATCGACATGATGCGGTTTTAGCTTGGGAAGGGAAAGGTCAACGCATCTCTCTAACATCTTGGGAACAATCATTACCACTCCTGGCTCAGGAGGGTTACATCAACGCAAGAACCCGGCTTACTACAATTATGTCATGGGTtatgttcccactcaaaagcatctaGGAACCATTACGTAGTCCCAACTCAAATCATATAtagaccacctagtcatcctagtgtaacttccctgaccaTACGGCCCGACATGGAAACCAAGGTGGCTATCccgacatgcacaccagcacaagatacccttATTATTCTGGCAACAcctttggggaattacggctacactatccagacaatatTTTAGCCTGACATTCCATATAAACAACACAAAATGCATGActatgccacatttcacaacttaatgcatcatataaacaacattttataaaatgcaatgcacatgtacaaaacgtttagggacgaacctccttCATGAAACCAACCATCACCGATTACCGTTTGTATGCAAcgaaaccattttgcatgaaatctcaACACGTTTAAGTAacacaaacaccaagttttaGGATAGAAGTACCCACAAGTcataaaccaatttttcggaatagaaccactcacctcaaatgTATTCGAAATatctcgatcctcgtgcactgcCTCGATATGTGTACCACACTTCAAACACccgaacttatactcaacctcaagccacgatactccctaaacattatatttatttaaagagcatcaaaattcattttccctcaatttttcataattttcttctatttttcttataattttcacctcgataattaaaaataattatctccgcaaacattttctcaaatttttcaacatgataattcctaaaataatttaagaaaaatccTGAAGTGAAATAAAGGAATTGCCCATGTCTCACATGTGCTGCATGTGAAAGATTGAGCGTGTAGCCATGCGCTGGTCTTCTTCCTTGCTTTCAATCGCCGACGGCTGCTCCGATGGCCAAACCAAGCACaaccccttgaagcccttgctTAGTCGATCCTAGGGGTACCACTTGCCGGCCAAAATCTCATCGGAAAAGCCCTCGAACGGGCAATTGTAGGTCGGTGGAGGCGGTTCGCCTTGCGTTTTCTGGCGATGCTCGAATAGCTTCCAATCTGATGCCAAATGCTCCCAAATGCTCCGGAATccttctccttgatgcaaggatcaaaagccccttaaccaCTCTCTCAAAATCATACCAAAACATGGCTAATTTTTTGCCCAAAAATGTCAAAACCCTTGGCCCCTTTTTTATAGCAAAATTCGGCCACCTCTCAGCCAATCACCGGCCAGGGTTTGGCCCTCAAGCAACCCCAAGCTGTATACCACCTCCCTCGACCGTCCCATTGCGGGAAACAGTGGCCATGTGCAGTGGCAGTGTGGCGGCCATTTTTGCTTGTTGTGTTCACACCTAAGTTTTGCTTAATTGCATTTCGGCCTCTTGGTTTCTTCCAATgccattttggccctttccaaAGCACAACTGAtctatcactacaagaaaaatcaattttagtgatggaaaaatccgtcactaaaaacataaaatccgtcataaaatttttagtgacggTGTAATAAACCGTTACAAAAAAGAGGATGTCGcagaattttagtgacgggatgaGACTATCGCGTCATAGATCTGTGATGAAGGTATCACAACCTGTCACAAATCCATGACCGGGGGGGTATCTCGTCATAGATCTGTGACGAGCAATTTGCGACGGGACAGCCAGTTgctgatatttttaaataaaaaaataaataatatttattttatttaaaaataataaataaaaatacgaGCAATCTATGATGGGTTGTCCCGTTgcagatatttttaaataaaaaaataaaaactaattttatttaaaaaataataaataaaatattaaaattaattttgaaataaagtaatataaaaaatattaaaattaatggtaatattttaaatcaataatatatttttatgaaattaaattatgtttttaatttttaaatttataaaactaaaacttatattaaattttttttaaaaattaatatttattaaaattaaaattaaaattaaaattaaaattttcttttataaataataaaaaatatttttattataacaagaatttttaaaaaaaattaaataaaatattaaaaaataatattagaaataaaatattaatattatcaacatttacataaaaaataaaaaaaaataacattaaaaagaaaattaattttaataagtaataaaaatttcatttgaaaaacctcaaattcaaatttaatattatcaatgtttacaacattcaattacaatcaatcattattattattatcatttatatcttCATCATCGTCATCCTCGTCTTGATTAGCTACCAGGTTGGATCCATTTGGAACAGTCGATGGTCCAATATCTGCAGTAGATTATTTTGTCAATCTACTTATTACTGTATTCATTTCTGACATCCACGCCGTCATTTGTTCTTGCTACTATTGTAATTGCTAATTCTCAACCCGGGATTCAAGCAACTCATCATTTAATTGGGTGACTCTATAAGTCTCATTTGTTCAAACTCTTGTGACATATTTGAAGATGATTGGCTGGAACGATTGGCAGTAGTTGGATATAACAGATTAGCTTGGGAGTCTAGCCCGTATATTCGACTCTTTTTATTCCGACCACTGACAGCTTGATAGAAGAGGCCGTGTTCATTAATTGTAGGCGACGAGGACTCTCTAGTACTTACGGATGATGAAAGTGGCTCTGCACTCAATCTatcatatttttcctataaaattaaaacatttgtgTAAATTAAgaaactattttaaaataaaaattttaatttaatttataaaatacacTTACAGCGACACTCATATATCTGTCATCGACCCACACTTCTTGTTCTTGATCATCTTTTCTTGTGTGGGTTCTCCTGAAGAATTCAATCTTATTGGGTTCGCAATTCAATTCAGTTGCCtacataagaaattaataaataatatagtaaaattgataaaactaaacttattatataatttaagtaaattagaaaaatataatttagcaTAAGTAATTACCAGCCTTCTTCGAGTCAATGAGAATAGAATGGACTCGCCAGTGTGGAGTGATCCACCGGTCTCGAAAgcacgattttttttttgtttttgtttgtgtggcaatttttttattgctttcttcTACCCATTTTGCATTAAGTGCCTTACGCACGTCGGGATCCATCCAAATTTCATAGTCTTCGCCGCTTCTAATTCGATGCATATgccttttaaaatttattttaatttttaaaataattatttaatttatttcgtatgttagttttaaatattttaattgaaattttgtttattatttttaatgttttaaatataatttttttaatgtgtatatttAATCTTATGGCAACAAAACAATATGTTttcttaaatattatgtttatttttagtattttattttttacctattttatttaaaattatagtatttttcattaaaaatctgttttaaattaaaaacaaaaaataaacgttatttattaatacaattacataacaaaataactaaagaattaatttataaacaattaataaagttcacattttaatttctaaacattacaaataatataaacaattaaactaaaagtaaactaattaatataaaataatcattaaactcaactaacattctaaactaacacaattagaataaattaactattaaactaaactaacacaatttaaatttttatttcctttaatacttaaacaattattaaattttttatttgttacattttttattttattttgattgatttattaagaacattatgattaaaatagtgtatctaatttattttctatgttagTTGTAAATGTCTCACggtgaaattttattttttatttttagtgtttaattttaaataaaaatattaaaatccattagtgtgcatatttcattttatagcaataaattatatttttttattaatattattttatttttaatattgcattccttatatatttgaatttaaatatttatctaatttatttctcatgttatttttaatttttagtgttttattttaaataaaaatcttaaaatttatacttttttaattttaattttaattttaatttttaaaataattatctaatttatttcgtatgttagttttaaatatttcaattaaaagtttatttattatttttaatgttttaaatagaaatttttaaatttttaatgtgtatatttaatcttatgacaataaaatatatgttttcttaaatattatgtttatttttagtattttattttttacgtgtttatttaaaattacaatatttttcattaaaaatatgttttaatttaaaaacaaaaaattaaacgttatttattaatacaattacataacaaaataactaaagaattaatttgtaaacaattaataaagttcacattttaatttctaaacattacaaataatataaacaattaaactaaaattaaactagttaatataaaataatcattaaactcaactaacataaaataaactaaactaatacaaaaataaaataactattcaACTAAACTAACGcaaaataattacaactaaactaacataaaataattaaaactaaaactaaaattaaataacacaaaataattacctcaagTGATGACAATAGCACTAAAGGCAACGATAATGGCACTGAAGACAGTAACAAAGTTGAGAAGTAACAGCCACAGATAAGAGtagcaaagaagaagagaagaaaactaTGAGAGGGAGGGGGGGTGAAATGGTGTGAGAAAGGAGAGGAAGGGGCAGAGGGTGCTCGTTCGGGAGTAGGAAAGGAAGAGAGAGGGAATGGGGGATTTTAAGGGAAAATTTGCGATGGGACTGACTGTCCCGTAGCAGTTTTACGACGGGAAATGTCAGTCCCGTTGTTTTGCGACAGGATGCTTGATCTtgttgaaagtaaagcaagatcgctacggggcaagcagcgtagttcaaaaattttgaaccttaccccgatcccggcgattggatcaacgtcgaaatcgaatcattcacaaacaaataaataaatctaacctttagattatcgagtcgttcgcggattcgagccgtccaagcgtccggcctctaactcgtgatacgcggcacgcgttcgttggcaaggagagcggaataggagtgctagctccttctcctttgcgcgacttgtgtatggacggtaaaagaacacccacgtttcaaatcgatgccaaaagaaacggggaagagtgaacggcaatgcgtttttcaactcttgaaaaacgacaccaaaaatcaccacaataatgggcaacctataaaaggatatttataatgaaatatcctagggtttctaaaaccctaatggattgggctagcccattaattctaatttaattagaatcataagtgggcttattctagtccaactagaaatataattaaatggcccaatccttttataggttaaataaaatattatggcccaaatctaattcaagcccaaatatattttatttaatatttggcccaaatctaatttggtccaaatataatatttaatatttggcccaaatctaatttagtccaaatataatatttattttaatatttggcccaaatccaatttagtccaaatataatatttaatttaatatttggcccaaatctaatttagtccaaatattaacttaagcccaaaaatattttatttcctatttgccacttcaacaaatagaaaatcattaaattagaaactccttcctaatttaatcaaaagccatttttaggaaactctttccattacgacgactcctcgtcatatcgacgtcattacgtctatctgttctttttccgtgagaacctacgacggcacaacttcttgccgaagtgtcccacttaaccatacgtccactctcctggtttaagccagggaccgtgcctattgcgtatgactcattaggcttccgaatatgttggcaatgtgtcggtacgaacacataagacaagattggcctctagcaaggcgtcatgcctacccaattattcagaaggattcataatccgcaaataacctttcacgagcatggttaccgtgtaatacgatcctctcgtcaatgcatcttatgtgatctcaagtatggcgatgtgttgcttgataatgatcacatgagttttcttcggtctttcggatatcttcacttaatagaaagtgaatcaataactccttattgatctctttcaccatggccatggatttaaagtgaatatccaccgaatgcgccttagatacatcatcctctatcaagggatagacgagtcccatcttggctatgcacccatctccataagcctcatgatatacccaacgatcgcccacgtgcagcctttgtctaggcccatcgaaacgatgtcaaagcatatcggtcttcttatgagatgaccgtgacaacctcaggtccaaggattagttacacccatctcgtatgagaattccatcaacatttaaccaaaatggattctcatggcgagtcatgtccagtgacacgttctccaacattggtcacctatgtacttgtctaggcatccccatgcctatgggtg
The Diospyros lotus cultivar Yz01 chromosome 12, ASM1463336v1, whole genome shotgun sequence DNA segment above includes these coding regions:
- the LOC127787590 gene encoding mavicyanin-like gives rise to the protein MRNPSPNASGLAFLVLLATTALWWLPSASSIYHNVGGSHGWSLPPNQTFFQDWAKPRVFGVEDSLLFPFRSAVYNVVEVEKESFDGCKNDKVIAMYTRGPLILNFTQPGDHYYYSGIGIQCELGMKLHITVVAGKGNSGRSRNLLSDHDHDDVEMQL